The Sphingopyxis sp. BE259 nucleotide sequence GCCAGCTGCGAATCCGGTCGCCGCGGTCGGGCGGCCAGGGCGCGCGGTGCACGAGGAACAGGATTTCGGGCTTCACCCGGATCACCCCAATCCGCGCGCGATCAGCGGCCCGATCCGGTTCGCCGCCCACAGCGGCAGCTTTTTCCACAAATCGACCTGCAGCCGATATTTGGCGCTGTTCGGATTGGTATCGCGCGGCGTCTCTCCTTGCGCGAGCCAGCGCGCATAGACCAGCAGCTGCGGCTCGAACCCCCAATTCTTCTTGTAGCTATAGGGTCCGGTGCCGATCTTTGACCGCCCGAAGTCGAAGCGCGTGCAGCCCTTTGCCCGCGCATGGCGCATCAGCGCGAAATACATCAGTTCGTTGGCGCGCAGCCGCCGCGCGTCGGCGGTCCCGCCGCCCCAATAGGGCATCACCGTGCCGCGCCAATACAGGCTGAGCACGCTGGCGACAGGTTTGCCGTTCCGGCGCACCGTCAAAATGTCGGCGCCGTCGCCGAACGCATCGAGCACCGCATCGAACAGCTTCTTCGGAAAAACCGGCGTGCCCAGATTGCGGACGCTGGTCGCATAGATGCGGTAATGGTCGCGCCGTTCCGAGGCATCGCGCCCGGTGGTCACGGTCAAGCCGCCGTCGAGCACCTTGCGCACTTCGGCGCGCTGCTTGCGCGGGATCGCGAGCAGTTCGGCGTCGTCGTCACCGCAAAGATCGCGCGCAAAGCCCGCGTAAACATCCGCTTCGCGGCGCCAGCCGTCGCCATCGGGCTGCGGTCCGCCGCGCAGTTCGACCGAGGGCACCCCCAGCGACTTGGCCATCCCCGCGGCGCCATAGGCCAGCGTCGCCGCCACCGCCGGATTATCGGCCAATATGCCGCCATCGACAGCAAAGCCGCTGCCGACCAATGCCTGCCCGAATAGCGGCGAGCGGATATGGTGCAGCGGCAGCAACCCGGTCAGCGCCCCGCCCGCATCGCGTGCGGTCACCAAGTGGCAGCGATGCCCGGTCGCCGCGGTGATCGCCTCACACCACGCACGGCTGTGAAATGGGGTCGCCTGCGGATGCGCTGCGACATAGGCATCCCACGCCGCCGCATCGGACAGCGGCGCCCCGGAAAAATCCTGCGTCATAGGACGCGTCGGCGCATTCACGCCGCGGCGCGCCACGGCTCGGCGCGCTGTTGCTGCGCGGGCAGCAAGGCGTCGGCGCGCGTCCATTCGAAATCGGCGAGCAGTTTTTTCAGCTTGCCAGCCATGGCCGACAAGCCGCTGTAATGGCGAATTTTCGATTTGATTGGTGCATCGGCGACGCGCGGCTGGCCGGGGTCGATCTCCCACGGATGGAAATAGAGGATCGCCGGATGCCCCTCGGCATTCATTCGCGCGATCGCCCAGCGCGTGAAGCTATAGGGCAGCATCCGCATAAAGCCGCCGCCGCCCGCGGCCAGGGTCCGCCCGGCAAAGCGCGCAGTCGTCACCGGCCATTCGACGAGCTCGCTATCGGCCAGCGGTCGCCACGCATGGCGCGGGCTCTGCGGCCAGCCATAATGGTCGTGGACCACCGGCGCGACGCTCGACGAATAGGCGTAGCCCTGTTCGGCAAGGACGGCGTGCGCCCATGGCGTGCGCGTATCGACCGAAAAGCTCGGCGCGCGGTAGCCGCGTACCCCAACCCCACCCAGATCTTCCAGGATCGCCTGCGTCCTTTTGAGGTCCGCCGCAAATTCGTCGGCGGTCATGTTGAACACGCGTTTGTGGTCATAGCCATGGCTGGCCAGTTCATGCCCCGCGCCGACGATCCGCTTGATCAGCGCCGGATAGCGTTCGGCGACCCAGCCCAGCGTGAAAAAGGTGCCCTTGACGCCCGCATCGGCGAAAATTTGCAGCACCGCGTCGCAATTCGCCTCGACCCGGCACTCGAGCGTCGGCCAGTCGGCGCGGTCGATCGTGCGCTCAAAGGCGCCGACCTGGAACCAGTCCTCGACATCGACCGACAGGCCGTTCTGCATCTTTTCTCACCTTCATCGGCAGACTAACCGATTTCGCGGCGGCTGTCAGGCCGCCCAGGTCCGCGACGTCGCCGGGTTCGGGGCATTTTCGGGATCGCGCTCGACCCACTCGATCAGTAGATCGAGCACGCGGCGCAGCGCCGCATCCTGTTCGACCAGCCGCGTTTCGAGCGACGTGATCTGCGCCTCCAGCGCCGCCAGCTGTTCGGGATCAATCGCCAACGAGGCCGAAGCCTCAGACTTTGCTGCCGCCATGCGCTCCAAAATCTCGTCCGCGCTGGGATCGGGCGGCGTCAGCATGACGGCGTCCGCGGGATCGGCGGGGACGGCAAAAGGGCCGCGACCGTCGGCGGCCGGCTCAGCGGCGCGCTGCGGCCATTCGAGCGCAGTTTCGTTGGCGGGCGTCGGCGCGGCAAAGGGTGCGGACGTCGGGGCGACCGCAACCGCGGCGGCGGCCACGACATCATCCACCGGCAGCGGCGCCAGCGTCGATGCATCGATGCCGCGATCGGCCTCGATCTCGCCGACAACCGAGCGAACATTCTGCGCCGTGATCCGCGTCATCTGCTCGACTGCACCATAGAGCAGCAGGCGGCTGACCAGCACGTTGAGTTTGCGCGGCACGCCCTCACTATAGTCAAAGATTTCCTCGAACGCGTCGGGGCTGAAGCTGGGGTTGCCCGTCCAGCCGACCTTGCTCAGGCGGTGGAGGATATAGGGTTCGACCTCTTCGGGTTCCATCGGGTCGAGGTGGTGCGTCGCGATCACCCGCTGGCGCAATTGTTCCAGCGTCGGCGAATGGAACAGGGTCTGACGAAACTCGGGCTGGCCAAGCAGGAAAATTTGCAGCAACGAGTGGCCGCCGAGCTGGAAGTTCGACAACATCCGCAGCTCTTCGAGCGCCGAAATGGCAAGGTTCTGCCCTTCATCGACGATCAGCAGGGTGCGCTTCCCGGCGCGCGCCTGTTCGCGCAGATATTGCTCCATCGAGCGCAGCAATTCGGCCTTGCTTTGCCCTTCCCACTCCAGGCCGAACTGTTCGGCGACCAGGCGCAGCAGATCATCACCCTCGACCTGCGTCGACACCAGCTTGACCGCGGTCAGGCGGTTGGGGTCGATCGTGTTCATCAGATGGCCGACCAGCGTCGTTTTGCCCGCGCCGACGTCGCCGGTGATGACGATGAAGCCCTCACCCTGCGCGAGGCCATAGCCAAGGTAGGACATGGCCTTACGGTGCGTGCCGCTTTCGAAGTAGAAATGCGGGTCTGGCGTCAGCTGAAACGGACGCCCGGTGAAACCATAGAACTGATCGTACATCGCTTGTATTCCTGTTGCCCAAAGGGTCCCACACGTCAGAAGTTGTAACGAAGTCCCACCAAAGCTGAACCAATAAGCTGGCTGTTGAAGCCGTCCTGATCAAAGGCGTTGAGGCTGGCCGCCGCGGTGCCGGTCAGCCCGCGCCAGAAGCGCCGCGAATAGGCCGCCGACAGCCCGGCCGACTGGACATCCCCCGCGCCGGGCGCGCCATTGTCGAAATAATTGACATAGCCCGACAGGCTCAGGTCCGAATCGACGTCGAGCTGGCGCCCCGCCGACAGGAACAGATAATAGCTTTCGTCCTTGATCCCGTTCAGGCTGGCGATCGGCGACAGCAGCGGCGCGAGCAGCTTGCGCTGATCATATCCGATGCCAACGCCATAGCTCCAGCCCGCAAAGCGCGAGCCAATCGTCGCCTGTATCCCG carries:
- a CDS encoding FemAB family XrtA/PEP-CTERM system-associated protein is translated as MTQDFSGAPLSDAAAWDAYVAAHPQATPFHSRAWCEAITAATGHRCHLVTARDAGGALTGLLPLHHIRSPLFGQALVGSGFAVDGGILADNPAVAATLAYGAAGMAKSLGVPSVELRGGPQPDGDGWRREADVYAGFARDLCGDDDAELLAIPRKQRAEVRKVLDGGLTVTTGRDASERRDHYRIYATSVRNLGTPVFPKKLFDAVLDAFGDGADILTVRRNGKPVASVLSLYWRGTVMPYWGGGTADARRLRANELMYFALMRHARAKGCTRFDFGRSKIGTGPYSYKKNWGFEPQLLVYARWLAQGETPRDTNPNSAKYRLQVDLWKKLPLWAANRIGPLIARGLG
- a CDS encoding XrtA system polysaccharide deacetylase produces the protein MQNGLSVDVEDWFQVGAFERTIDRADWPTLECRVEANCDAVLQIFADAGVKGTFFTLGWVAERYPALIKRIVGAGHELASHGYDHKRVFNMTADEFAADLKRTQAILEDLGGVGVRGYRAPSFSVDTRTPWAHAVLAEQGYAYSSSVAPVVHDHYGWPQSPRHAWRPLADSELVEWPVTTARFAGRTLAAGGGGFMRMLPYSFTRWAIARMNAEGHPAILYFHPWEIDPGQPRVADAPIKSKIRHYSGLSAMAGKLKKLLADFEWTRADALLPAQQQRAEPWRAAA
- a CDS encoding XrtA/PEP-CTERM system-associated ATPase; the encoded protein is MYDQFYGFTGRPFQLTPDPHFYFESGTHRKAMSYLGYGLAQGEGFIVITGDVGAGKTTLVGHLMNTIDPNRLTAVKLVSTQVEGDDLLRLVAEQFGLEWEGQSKAELLRSMEQYLREQARAGKRTLLIVDEGQNLAISALEELRMLSNFQLGGHSLLQIFLLGQPEFRQTLFHSPTLEQLRQRVIATHHLDPMEPEEVEPYILHRLSKVGWTGNPSFSPDAFEEIFDYSEGVPRKLNVLVSRLLLYGAVEQMTRITAQNVRSVVGEIEADRGIDASTLAPLPVDDVVAAAAVAVAPTSAPFAAPTPANETALEWPQRAAEPAADGRGPFAVPADPADAVMLTPPDPSADEILERMAAAKSEASASLAIDPEQLAALEAQITSLETRLVEQDAALRRVLDLLIEWVERDPENAPNPATSRTWAA